One part of the Sarcophilus harrisii chromosome 5, mSarHar1.11, whole genome shotgun sequence genome encodes these proteins:
- the ATP5F1B gene encoding ATP synthase subunit beta, mitochondrial has protein sequence MLGLLGRAAAASASGALRGLGASAPVPQAQTLLRAAPAALQSSRDYAAMTSPAAKSGAASGRIVAVIGAVVDVQFDEGLPPILNALEVQDRDTRLVLEVAQHLGESTVRTIAMDGTEGLVRGQKVLDSGAPIKIPVGPETLGRIMNVIGEPIDERGPIKTKQFAAIHAEAPEFVEMSVEQEILVTGIKVVDLLAPYAKGGKIGLFGGAGVGKTVLIMELINNVAKAHGGYSVFAGVGERTREGNDLYHEMIESGVINLKDTTSKVALVYGQMNEPPGARARVALTGLTVAEYFRDQEGQDVLLFIDNIFRFTQAGSEVSALLGRIPSAVGYQPTLATDMGTMQERITTTKKGSITSVQAIYVPADDLTDPAPATTFAHLDATTVLSRAIAELGIYPAVDPLDSTSRIMDPNIVGNEHYDVARGVQKILQDYKSLQDIIAILGMDELSEEDKLTVSRARKIQRFLSQPFQVAEVFTGHMGKLVPLKETIKGFQQILAGQYDHLPEQAFYMVGPIEEAVTKAEKLAEEHS, from the exons ATGTTGGGGCTGTTGGGCCGCGCTGCCGCTGCATCGGCCTCGGGCGCCCTTCGGGGCCTCGGCGCTTCGGCGCCGGTGCCCCAGGCTCAGACCTTGCTACGAGCGGCCCCGGCCGCGCTCCAGTCGT CCCGGGACTATGCGGCCATGACATCCCCCGCCGCCAAGAGCGGGGCGGCCAGCGGGCGCATCGTGGCTGTCATCGGGGCCGTGGTGGATGTGCAGTTCGACGAGGGCCTTCCTCCCATCCTCAATGCCCTGGAGGTGCAGGACAGGGACACCAGGCTGGTTCTGGAGGTGGCCCAGCATCTGG GTGAGAGCACAGTCCGGACCATTGCTATGGATGGTACTGAAGGATTAGTGAGAGGTCAGAAGGTCCTGGATTCTGGTGCCCCTATCAAAATCCCTGTGGGACCTGAGACGTTGGGAAGAATTATGAATGTGATTGGAGAGCCTATTGATGAAAGGGGTCCAATCAAAACCAAACA GTTTGCTGCTATTCATGCTGAGGCTCCTGAGTTCGTAGAAATGAGTGTGGAGCAAGAAATCCTGGTCACTGGCATCAAAGTTGTGGATCTTTTGGCTCCCTATGCCAAGGGTGGCAAAATTG GTCTGTTTGGTGGTGCTGGTGTGGGAAAAACTGTATTGATTATGGAGCTAATCAACAATGTTGCCAAGGCTCATGGTGGTTATTCTGTATTTGCTGGTGTTGGTGAAAGAACCCGAGAAGGCAATGATTTGTACCACGAGATGATTGAGTCTGGTGTCATCAATCTGAAGGATACCACTTCCAAG GTAGCGTTGGTATATGGTCAAATGAATGAACCACCTGGTGCTCGGGCTCGAGTAGCCTTGACCGGCCTTACTGTGGCTGAGTACTTCAGAGACCAAGAGGGTCAAGATGTACTGCTTTTCATTGATAATATCTTCCGATTCACTCAGGCTGGCTCAGAG GTGTCTGCTTTACTAGGCAGAATCCCCTCTGCTGTTGGGTACCAGCCCACATTGGCCACTGATATGGGTACCATGCAGGAAAGAATTACCACAACTAAGAAGGGTTCTATCACCTCTGTGCAa GCTATCTATGTGCCTGCTGATGACTTGACTGATCCAGCTCCTGCCACCACCTTTGCTCACTTGGATGCTACCACTGTGCTATCCCGGGCCATTGCTGAGCTGGGCATTTACCCTGCAGTGGATCCTCTGGACTCCACCTCACGAATCATGGATCCCAACATTGTTGGCAATGAGCACTATGATGTTGCCCGAGGTGTGCAAAAGATTCTGCAG GATTATAAATCCCTTCAGGACATCATTGCTATCCTTGGTATGGATGAGTTATCTGAAGAAGACAAGTTGACAGTGTCTCGGGCCCGAAAAATCCAGCGATTCTTGTCACAGCCATTCCAGGTTGCTGAGGTATTCACAGGACA